A single region of the Streptomyces virginiae genome encodes:
- a CDS encoding flavodoxin domain-containing protein has protein sequence MSTKRVLVAYGTKHGATAGIAEQIGKTLREDGLDAVVLPADDVHDVRAYDAVVLGGSLYAGHWNSKAQRCAERNAESLRHRPVWMFSSGPLDRSAEEHDVPPVSAVAREMQLVGAREHMTFGGSVTANTPGFLAKALTRQGKGGDFRNPERIQNWAHHISAELVAA, from the coding sequence ATGAGCACCAAGCGAGTCCTGGTCGCCTACGGCACCAAGCACGGCGCCACCGCAGGCATAGCCGAACAGATCGGCAAGACCCTCCGCGAGGACGGTCTCGACGCGGTCGTGCTGCCCGCCGACGACGTCCACGACGTCCGCGCCTACGACGCCGTGGTCCTCGGCGGCTCCCTCTACGCAGGCCACTGGAACAGCAAGGCCCAGCGCTGCGCGGAACGCAACGCCGAATCCCTCCGGCACCGCCCGGTGTGGATGTTCAGCAGCGGCCCGCTCGACCGCTCGGCCGAGGAACACGACGTCCCTCCGGTCTCGGCCGTCGCCCGGGAGATGCAGCTGGTCGGAGCGCGCGAGCACATGACCTTCGGCGGCAGCGTCACAGCCAACACCCCGGGCTTCCTCGCCAAGGCACTGACGCGCCAGGGCAAGGGCGGGGACTTCCGCAACCCCGAGCGGATCCAGAACTGGGCCCACCACATCAGCGCCGAGCTCGTCGCCGCCTGA
- a CDS encoding Rv1733c family protein — protein MHRRTKGTGANPLRRDADRTRTRMRVAFALTCLLAVIAGFALGRSAWTDGHRTAENIARHRHTVTATTVGETTYRAGELPSSRPVTVATATWHYPSQRPHTATVPVPAGTRHGDTVRLWVDGNGTAAAAPPSRSDIALNAVGIGTGALAGIVLVGGALVAVRLRIVDACSARSWESEWADIEPRWSGRLRPGQGTGDD, from the coding sequence ATGCACCGGCGGACGAAAGGGACGGGGGCCAACCCGCTCAGGCGGGATGCCGACCGCACCCGGACCCGTATGCGTGTCGCCTTCGCGCTGACCTGTCTGCTGGCCGTCATCGCCGGCTTCGCCCTCGGGCGGTCCGCCTGGACCGACGGCCACCGGACTGCCGAGAACATCGCGCGCCACCGGCACACCGTGACGGCCACCACGGTCGGCGAGACCACCTACCGAGCGGGTGAACTGCCCAGCAGCCGGCCGGTCACCGTGGCGACCGCCACGTGGCACTACCCCTCGCAGCGCCCGCACACCGCAACCGTCCCCGTTCCGGCGGGAACCCGGCACGGGGACACGGTCCGCCTGTGGGTCGACGGAAACGGCACCGCGGCCGCCGCGCCACCCAGCCGATCCGACATCGCTCTGAACGCGGTGGGCATCGGCACCGGAGCGCTGGCCGGGATCGTTCTCGTCGGCGGCGCCCTTGTCGCCGTGCGCCTGCGGATCGTGGACGCGTGCAGCGCACGGTCCTGGGAATCCGAGTGGGCCGACATCGAGCCCCGGTGGTCCGGCCGCCTGCGCCCCGGGCAGGGAACCGGCGATGACTGA
- the ppk2 gene encoding polyphosphate kinase 2, whose amino-acid sequence MGLKKAVYERELLRLQTELVKLQEWTRAEGARLVVVFEGRDAAGKGGTIKRVAEHLNPRVARIAALPTPTGRERTQWYFQRYVEHLPAAGEIVLFDRSWYNRAGVEHVMGFCTPAEHQLFLRQCPQFERMLVEDGILLRKYWFSVSDAVQEERFRRRAEDPLRRWKLSPMDLESLTRWEAYSRAKDEMLVHTDTADAPWYVVESDDKRSARLNMMAHLLSSVPYEDVAVPSPTLPPRPPSTGYQRPSKELQTEVPDHAATLA is encoded by the coding sequence TTGGGTCTCAAGAAGGCGGTCTACGAGAGAGAGCTGCTGCGGCTCCAGACGGAGCTGGTCAAGCTCCAGGAGTGGACGCGTGCGGAAGGCGCCCGCCTGGTCGTCGTCTTCGAGGGCCGTGACGCTGCGGGCAAGGGAGGCACGATCAAGCGCGTCGCCGAGCACCTCAACCCCCGTGTCGCGCGCATCGCAGCCCTGCCCACACCGACCGGTCGGGAGCGTACTCAGTGGTACTTCCAGCGGTACGTCGAGCATCTGCCGGCCGCCGGAGAGATCGTCCTCTTCGACCGCAGCTGGTACAACCGTGCCGGGGTGGAGCACGTCATGGGTTTCTGCACACCCGCCGAGCACCAGCTCTTCCTGCGCCAGTGCCCGCAGTTCGAGCGGATGCTGGTCGAGGACGGGATCCTGCTCCGCAAGTACTGGTTCTCCGTCAGCGACGCGGTGCAGGAAGAACGGTTCCGGCGCCGCGCGGAGGACCCGCTGCGCCGGTGGAAGCTCTCCCCGATGGATCTGGAGTCCCTCACGCGCTGGGAGGCGTACTCGAGGGCCAAGGACGAGATGCTCGTCCACACGGACACGGCCGATGCCCCGTGGTATGTGGTCGAGAGCGACGACAAGCGCAGCGCACGGCTCAACATGATGGCCCACTTGTTGTCCTCGGTTCCCTACGAGGACGTGGCCGTGCCGTCGCCGACCTTGCCGCCGAGGCCGCCGTCCACCGGCTACCAGCGTCCGTCCAAGGAGCTGCAGACCGAAGTGCCCGACCACGCGGCCACCCTTGCCTAG
- a CDS encoding Acg family FMN-binding oxidoreductase: MTAPHFDPDTVIRLVGDAVTAPSMHNAQPWKFVFHVGSGALSLYGDAERAMTRTDPDHRSLHLGCAAALFNLRVSAARSGLPVRVQLLPDDAEPWLLATVTIDETADTDRESASLHDAIRRRHTSRYPFSEEPVPTELLDGLWTAARREGCRLTVPDTWHIDTVLGLVRDAEHREEIDPLARAETTAWTSPTRSASGTRPDGIPATAFGPRAAGGPAPVRDFGWANPIPDRGWAVFEKRPQLALLSTERDTRVDWLRAGQAMERVLLQATADGLATSMTSHPLEWPELRWTARDPVAAMGHVQMVFRLGYGPPGPDTPRRPLTEVLEVRP, encoded by the coding sequence GTGACCGCACCACACTTCGACCCCGACACCGTCATCCGGCTCGTGGGCGACGCCGTCACCGCCCCGTCCATGCACAACGCCCAGCCATGGAAGTTCGTGTTCCACGTCGGGAGCGGTGCACTCTCCCTGTACGGCGACGCCGAACGCGCCATGACCCGAACCGACCCGGACCACCGCAGCCTCCACCTCGGCTGTGCTGCGGCACTGTTCAACCTCCGCGTGTCCGCGGCCCGAAGCGGCCTCCCGGTCCGCGTGCAGCTCTTGCCCGACGACGCCGAACCATGGCTGCTCGCCACGGTGACCATCGACGAGACCGCGGACACGGACCGCGAGTCCGCCTCCCTGCACGACGCCATCCGGCGTCGGCACACCAGCCGGTACCCCTTCAGCGAGGAGCCGGTGCCGACGGAGCTGCTGGACGGTCTGTGGACCGCGGCCCGTCGGGAGGGCTGCCGGCTGACCGTCCCGGACACCTGGCACATCGACACCGTGCTCGGGCTCGTTCGGGACGCGGAACACCGTGAGGAGATCGATCCGCTCGCCCGGGCGGAGACCACGGCCTGGACCTCCCCCACGCGGAGCGCTTCAGGCACACGTCCCGACGGCATTCCCGCCACCGCGTTCGGCCCCCGGGCTGCCGGCGGTCCCGCCCCTGTGCGCGACTTCGGTTGGGCCAACCCGATACCGGATCGCGGCTGGGCCGTGTTCGAGAAGCGACCTCAGCTGGCTCTGCTCAGTACGGAGCGGGACACGAGAGTCGACTGGCTGCGCGCCGGTCAGGCGATGGAACGGGTACTCCTCCAGGCCACCGCCGACGGCCTCGCCACCTCGATGACCTCCCATCCCCTGGAATGGCCGGAGCTGCGCTGGACGGCCCGCGACCCGGTCGCGGCCATGGGACACGTGCAGATGGTCTTCCGCCTCGGCTACGGCCCCCCAGGCCCCGACACACCCCGCCGCCCCTTGACCGAGGTGCTGGAAGTCCGGCCCTAG
- a CDS encoding universal stress protein, which produces MKHHITVGVDGSPESRAAARWAAREAVLRQVSLRLVHAVDWPLDPVFPGLGRQDVDRWADHALTGTVRELHERHPHLEISTRCLTARPAAALAAEAADAGLLVLGSRGLGGLVGFLVGSVAMSTVVATDTPVVLVRVADDPEDAEDSDGPSAGSRAEVVVGVDIHEACDRVLAFAFEEAARRDRPLRAVHGWKMPAAYSYVPFFDPDDERDIARSVTRMVEDVLLPWQHKFPEVSVSHDVRTGSAGEHLVRASRGAGLLVVGRHVRRSPFGAHLGSAAHAVLHHAAAPVAVIAHG; this is translated from the coding sequence ATGAAACACCACATCACCGTCGGAGTGGACGGCTCCCCGGAGAGCCGGGCGGCAGCACGCTGGGCCGCACGGGAGGCCGTCCTGCGGCAGGTGTCGCTGCGGCTCGTACACGCCGTCGACTGGCCCCTGGACCCGGTGTTCCCCGGCTTGGGACGCCAGGACGTCGACCGCTGGGCGGACCACGCGCTGACCGGGACGGTGCGGGAGCTGCACGAGCGCCACCCGCACCTGGAGATCTCGACCCGCTGCCTGACGGCCCGGCCGGCCGCCGCCCTCGCGGCCGAGGCCGCCGATGCGGGTCTGCTCGTTCTGGGATCGCGTGGTCTGGGCGGCCTGGTCGGTTTCCTCGTCGGCTCGGTGGCGATGTCGACCGTGGTCGCGACCGACACCCCGGTCGTCCTCGTGCGCGTCGCCGACGACCCGGAGGACGCGGAGGACTCGGACGGCCCGAGCGCAGGTTCACGGGCCGAGGTCGTCGTGGGCGTCGACATCCACGAAGCGTGCGACCGGGTACTCGCCTTCGCTTTCGAAGAGGCGGCGCGGCGCGATCGCCCACTGAGGGCCGTGCACGGCTGGAAGATGCCGGCCGCCTACAGCTACGTCCCCTTCTTCGACCCGGACGACGAACGCGACATCGCCAGGAGCGTCACACGCATGGTGGAAGACGTGCTGCTGCCCTGGCAGCACAAGTTCCCGGAGGTGAGCGTCAGCCACGACGTTCGCACGGGATCCGCGGGCGAGCATCTCGTTCGCGCCTCGCGGGGCGCGGGACTCCTCGTCGTGGGACGCCATGTGCGCCGCTCTCCCTTCGGTGCTCACCTCGGCTCGGCCGCCCACGCGGTCCTGCACCACGCGGCAGCCCCCGTGGCCGTCATCGCCCACGGCTGA
- a CDS encoding CBS domain-containing protein, with protein sequence MKHIKVADLMTDEAVSVAPGTAFKDIAKLLAQYDISGVPVLDDEDRVVGVVSQTDLLAHVAPGPDTTRQNGTEAEPPTAGDVMSAPAVTVRAEETAADAARLMTRRGIERLPVVDVEDRLVGIVTRRDLLRMFLRPDSEIRRRVTGEVLTEVLGVPTGDVDVHVVDGIVTLDGHVERRSQLTALLGLVEQLDGVVTVASQVTARTDDTATAHPDHARHAMPW encoded by the coding sequence ATGAAACACATCAAGGTGGCGGACCTCATGACCGACGAGGCCGTCTCCGTGGCCCCGGGCACCGCCTTCAAGGACATCGCGAAGCTCCTCGCCCAGTACGACATCTCCGGAGTCCCCGTCCTGGACGACGAGGACCGTGTGGTGGGCGTCGTGTCGCAGACGGACCTGCTGGCCCATGTCGCGCCCGGCCCCGATACGACCCGGCAGAACGGCACGGAGGCGGAGCCCCCCACCGCCGGCGATGTCATGTCCGCGCCCGCGGTCACCGTCCGGGCCGAAGAGACAGCGGCTGACGCCGCCCGGCTGATGACCCGCCGGGGCATCGAACGTCTCCCCGTCGTGGACGTCGAGGACCGGCTCGTCGGCATCGTCACCCGCCGCGACCTGCTCCGCATGTTCCTGCGCCCGGACTCCGAGATACGCCGACGGGTCACCGGCGAGGTCCTCACGGAAGTGCTCGGTGTGCCGACCGGTGACGTCGACGTCCACGTGGTGGACGGCATCGTCACCCTCGACGGTCATGTCGAGCGCCGGAGTCAGCTCACCGCGCTTCTCGGCCTCGTCGAGCAACTCGACGGGGTCGTCACCGTGGCATCGCAGGTGACCGCCCGAACCGACGACACGGCGACTGCTCACCCCGACCACGCCCGCCACGCGATGCCCTGGTGA
- a CDS encoding universal stress protein, with protein sequence MDSTFRTPDTSSVVVGVDGSQPARVAALWAATEAERRDRPLHIVYGADTDSRALYLPAETVERVRVDGRELLDDTAKAVSAAYPGLKVTTEFSRAGAVESLHRAGALHGTIVVGNRGLGGFNSLLLGSVGLDVAAAAMTPVIVVRGIDGGEETGTVLVAVRDEHDLLYARYAAREAELHKASLRLLHVWHVLDSVGEVVTMLDGVDAIAGGHAESLRAVTDAIREEFPDLDVRADAEKSISVAGVLVEASRHADLLVMGGRRVPSALGMTRNLGRATHSLLHHAHCPVLLIPRTGSDFGSRS encoded by the coding sequence GTGGACAGCACATTCCGTACGCCGGACACCAGCTCGGTCGTCGTCGGCGTGGACGGCTCGCAGCCGGCGCGCGTCGCTGCTCTGTGGGCGGCCACGGAGGCCGAACGCCGGGACCGACCGTTGCACATCGTCTACGGTGCCGACACCGACAGCAGGGCCTTGTACCTGCCCGCGGAGACCGTCGAACGGGTCCGCGTCGACGGTCGGGAGCTCCTGGACGATACGGCGAAGGCCGTGTCGGCCGCGTACCCGGGCCTGAAGGTGACCACCGAGTTCAGCCGCGCGGGGGCCGTCGAGAGCCTGCACCGGGCGGGCGCGCTCCACGGCACGATCGTGGTCGGCAACCGTGGCCTGGGCGGATTCAACTCCCTCTTGCTCGGCTCGGTCGGCCTGGATGTCGCGGCCGCCGCGATGACCCCCGTCATCGTCGTCCGCGGCATCGACGGGGGCGAAGAGACCGGCACCGTCCTCGTGGCCGTCCGTGACGAGCACGACCTCCTGTACGCCCGGTACGCCGCCCGGGAAGCCGAGCTGCACAAGGCTTCCCTGCGGCTGCTCCATGTATGGCACGTGTTGGATTCCGTCGGCGAGGTCGTCACGATGCTCGACGGCGTGGACGCGATCGCGGGCGGCCACGCGGAGTCCCTGCGGGCCGTCACGGACGCGATCCGCGAGGAGTTCCCCGATCTTGACGTGCGGGCCGACGCCGAGAAGAGCATCTCCGTCGCCGGCGTCCTGGTCGAGGCGTCCCGCCACGCCGACCTGCTCGTCATGGGCGGCCGCCGCGTCCCCAGCGCTCTTGGAATGACCCGCAACCTGGGTAGGGCCACGCACAGCCTGCTGCACCACGCCCACTGCCCTGTGCTCCTCATCCCCCGGACCGGCAGCGACTTCGGGAGCCGGTCATGA
- a CDS encoding universal stress protein: MTVHPAGSSDIVVGIDPDRDWHLALSWAADEAQRRRLPLRLVLAVPPQHDTHHVDGTPGRTALSQAGSVRLEQACSWVRGRHPEVAVTGDLLGGFPAPVLGGVAREARMIVLGSRHLSRTAEVFSAGSLVVPVTAQARCPVVVVGDAEHISRQPPYVVAGIDGSASAAAALAFAFDEADLRGAALRVACVWQRPLIMLDDEATARRAQRTMLSEATAGLSEKYPDVHVAHEVLTGHPVEELAQAAEHALSVVVGRRGRGGYTGMRIGSVVHGLLHRAHCPVITVPTD, encoded by the coding sequence ATGACCGTCCACCCGGCAGGAAGCAGCGACATCGTCGTGGGGATCGACCCGGACAGGGACTGGCACCTGGCCCTGTCCTGGGCCGCCGACGAGGCACAACGGCGCCGGCTCCCGCTGCGCCTGGTGCTCGCGGTACCGCCCCAGCACGACACCCATCACGTCGATGGCACCCCCGGTCGGACCGCCCTGAGCCAGGCCGGATCCGTAAGGCTCGAACAAGCGTGCAGTTGGGTGCGTGGCCGCCACCCCGAGGTGGCCGTCACCGGTGATCTGCTCGGCGGCTTCCCCGCCCCCGTCCTGGGCGGTGTGGCGCGGGAAGCCCGCATGATCGTCCTCGGCTCCCGGCACCTGAGCCGCACCGCGGAGGTCTTCAGCGCCGGCTCGCTCGTGGTCCCCGTCACCGCCCAGGCCCGTTGTCCGGTCGTCGTCGTGGGCGACGCCGAGCACATCAGCCGGCAGCCGCCCTACGTCGTCGCGGGCATCGACGGCAGCGCGTCCGCCGCGGCCGCCCTGGCCTTCGCTTTCGACGAGGCCGACCTGCGGGGTGCGGCGCTGCGGGTCGCATGCGTGTGGCAGCGGCCGCTGATCATGCTCGACGACGAGGCGACGGCACGGCGGGCGCAGCGCACCATGCTCTCCGAAGCCACCGCCGGCCTGTCCGAGAAGTACCCGGACGTGCACGTGGCGCACGAGGTACTCACCGGCCACCCGGTCGAGGAACTGGCGCAGGCAGCGGAGCACGCCCTGTCCGTCGTCGTGGGCCGCCGCGGCCGCGGCGGGTACACCGGCATGCGGATCGGATCCGTCGTCCACGGCCTGCTCCACCGCGCACACTGCCCGGTGATCACCGTCCCGACCGACTGA
- a CDS encoding sensor histidine kinase produces MSAGVQPTRGGVPRLRLDELLDELQVRIDEVRGTRDRLNGLLEAVMSVGRELDLPQVLRGIVEAAVVLVDAEYGALGVIGADKKLAQFLPVGISDELRGQIGDLPSGHGILGELIRHPETLRLSELSEHPASYGFPAHHPPMHSFLGVPIRIREEVFGNLYLTEKRGGVEFDAEDEAVLSTLAVAAGIAIENARLFEGLRLRERWLEASSDITSALLSGAPEDDVLEGMLERAKDITTADMGVFYLLGSAGELRGSLALGEGAEAHRGIVLPSTRGTLAEAALARDGLVTVPDVATDERVTVQPERWTGFGPAVAVTVGTEEKLSGVLMLARRHGRPGFATAEIAALPGFAGQAALALELAERRRDAEQMSLLEDHDRIARDLHDLAIQRLFATGMTLQSAQRFVDHPEASERLSRAVDDLDATIKIIRSTIFGLREHESPGQASKLRSRLVRAMEEAAAALGFAPALRMEGLIDTDVPSAIADEALAVVGEALTNVARHAEATRTEVSIAAAAGNLTITVTDDGVGLSESGRRSGLRNLAERAERLSGRMHVAARGDGVRGTRLEWQVPLTPPPR; encoded by the coding sequence ATGAGCGCAGGCGTGCAGCCCACCCGCGGCGGTGTCCCCCGGCTGCGGCTCGACGAACTGCTCGACGAGCTGCAGGTACGGATCGACGAGGTCAGGGGCACCCGGGACAGGCTGAACGGTCTGCTCGAAGCCGTCATGTCCGTGGGCCGGGAACTCGACCTGCCCCAGGTCCTACGCGGCATCGTCGAGGCCGCCGTGGTACTCGTGGACGCCGAGTACGGGGCTCTCGGAGTCATCGGAGCCGACAAGAAGCTGGCCCAGTTCCTGCCCGTCGGCATCAGTGACGAACTGCGCGGGCAGATCGGGGACCTGCCCTCCGGCCACGGCATCCTCGGCGAGCTGATCCGCCACCCCGAGACACTGCGGCTGTCCGAGCTGTCCGAGCACCCCGCCTCGTACGGGTTCCCGGCCCACCACCCGCCGATGCACTCGTTCCTCGGAGTCCCCATCCGCATCCGTGAGGAGGTCTTCGGCAACCTCTATCTGACCGAGAAGCGCGGTGGAGTCGAGTTCGACGCCGAGGACGAGGCGGTCCTGTCGACCCTCGCGGTGGCGGCCGGCATCGCCATCGAGAACGCCAGGCTCTTCGAGGGCCTCCGGCTGCGCGAGCGCTGGCTGGAGGCGAGCTCGGACATCACCAGCGCCCTGCTCTCCGGAGCGCCCGAGGACGATGTCCTCGAAGGCATGCTGGAACGGGCCAAGGACATCACCACCGCGGACATGGGCGTCTTCTACCTGCTGGGCTCCGCCGGGGAACTGCGGGGTTCCCTCGCCCTCGGAGAGGGAGCGGAGGCGCACCGCGGGATCGTCCTGCCCAGCACCCGGGGCACTCTCGCCGAGGCCGCACTGGCTCGCGACGGCCTCGTCACGGTCCCCGACGTGGCGACCGACGAGCGTGTCACCGTCCAGCCCGAGAGGTGGACCGGATTCGGCCCGGCCGTGGCCGTCACGGTCGGCACCGAGGAGAAGCTCAGCGGCGTCCTGATGCTCGCCCGGCGGCACGGCCGCCCCGGGTTCGCCACCGCGGAGATCGCTGCGCTGCCGGGATTCGCCGGCCAGGCCGCCCTCGCGCTGGAGCTGGCCGAACGGCGTCGCGACGCCGAGCAGATGAGCCTGCTGGAGGACCACGACCGCATCGCCCGCGACCTGCACGACCTTGCCATCCAGCGGCTCTTCGCCACCGGCATGACCCTTCAGAGCGCCCAGCGGTTCGTCGACCATCCCGAGGCGTCCGAACGGCTCTCCCGTGCGGTGGACGACCTGGACGCCACCATCAAGATCATTCGGTCCACCATCTTCGGACTCCGCGAGCACGAGTCCCCAGGTCAGGCGTCCAAGCTGCGCTCCCGCCTGGTCCGGGCCATGGAGGAGGCCGCGGCAGCCCTCGGTTTCGCACCGGCCCTGCGGATGGAGGGGCTGATCGACACCGACGTACCGTCGGCCATCGCGGACGAGGCCCTCGCGGTGGTGGGGGAAGCACTCACCAACGTCGCCCGCCATGCCGAAGCCACGCGGACGGAGGTCTCGATCGCAGCGGCCGCCGGAAACCTGACCATCACCGTGACCGACGACGGCGTCGGCCTGTCCGAGAGCGGTCGGCGCAGCGGACTGCGCAATTTGGCGGAGCGTGCCGAAAGGCTGAGCGGCCGGATGCACGTCGCGGCGCGGGGCGATGGCGTGCGGGGGACGCGCCTGGAGTGGCAGGTGCCGCTGACTCCACCACCGCGGTGA
- a CDS encoding response regulator, which produces MSDDPNASAGAPIKVFLLDDHEVVRRGLRDLLDGEPDITVVGEAGTADQALARGPALRPDVAVLDVRLPDSDGITVCRELRSRMPGLACLMLTSFDDEDALLDAIMAGAAGYVLKQIKGSDLVSAVRTVATGQSMLDPATTARLMHSLRDPEVAKEPQDARLAALSERERAVLELIGDGLTNRQIAKQLYLSEKTVKNHISRLLGKLGVERRVQAAVIAAQVHEHEHETGTAKR; this is translated from the coding sequence ATGTCCGACGATCCGAACGCCTCCGCCGGCGCACCGATCAAGGTGTTCCTCCTCGACGACCACGAGGTGGTCCGGCGCGGGCTGCGCGACCTCCTGGACGGCGAGCCGGACATCACCGTCGTCGGCGAGGCGGGCACGGCCGACCAGGCACTGGCCCGCGGGCCGGCGCTCCGCCCGGACGTGGCCGTGCTCGACGTGAGGCTCCCCGACAGCGACGGCATCACCGTCTGCCGAGAGCTGCGCTCCCGCATGCCCGGCCTGGCCTGCCTGATGCTGACGTCCTTCGACGACGAGGACGCGCTGCTGGACGCGATCATGGCGGGTGCCGCCGGGTACGTGTTGAAGCAGATCAAGGGCTCCGACCTGGTCTCCGCCGTACGGACGGTGGCGACCGGGCAGTCCATGCTGGACCCGGCCACCACCGCCCGTCTGATGCACTCCCTGCGGGACCCCGAGGTGGCGAAGGAGCCGCAGGATGCCCGGCTGGCGGCGCTGTCCGAACGTGAGCGGGCCGTCCTGGAACTCATCGGCGACGGCCTCACCAACCGGCAGATCGCCAAGCAGCTCTACCTGTCGGAGAAGACGGTCAAGAACCACATCTCGCGGCTGCTGGGAAAGCTCGGCGTGGAGCGGCGGGTCCAGGCGGCCGTGATCGCCGCTCAGGTGCACGAGCACGAGCACGAGACCGGGACGGCGAAGCGGTAG
- a CDS encoding Crp/Fnr family transcriptional regulator produces MSTPSPTRISEALPADCRSRLMELAHEVNFEEGTRLFREGGHADRFWIVRSGTVTLDVHVPGRRAAVIESLGAGRLVGCSWLFKPYSWRLGAEAMTPVRAYEFDAERVRTLMDADAAFGSALGHWVGQVLADRLQAARVRLLDLYAPYGSGSFL; encoded by the coding sequence ATGAGCACCCCTTCACCCACCCGTATCTCCGAGGCGCTGCCCGCCGACTGCCGCTCCCGACTGATGGAACTGGCCCATGAGGTCAACTTCGAGGAGGGGACGCGTCTCTTCCGGGAGGGCGGCCACGCCGACCGGTTCTGGATCGTCCGGTCCGGCACCGTCACCCTGGACGTCCACGTGCCCGGGCGGCGCGCCGCCGTCATCGAGAGCCTCGGCGCCGGCCGGCTGGTCGGCTGCTCCTGGCTCTTCAAGCCCTACTCCTGGCGCCTGGGTGCCGAGGCGATGACGCCCGTCCGCGCGTACGAGTTCGACGCGGAGCGCGTGCGGACGCTGATGGACGCCGACGCCGCCTTCGGCTCCGCGCTCGGCCACTGGGTCGGGCAGGTTCTCGCCGACCGGCTGCAGGCCGCCCGCGTGCGCCTTCTCGACCTGTACGCGCCCTACGGCAGCGGCAGCTTCCTCTGA
- a CDS encoding pyridoxamine 5'-phosphate oxidase family protein: protein MVVAYEADDIDPGEHLGRSVVATGYATAVTDPDEIDRYVRLLQRWTAGDASGATRIRPDLVTGFRLREGGP, encoded by the coding sequence GTGGTCGTCGCCTACGAGGCCGACGACATCGACCCGGGCGAACACCTGGGCCGGAGCGTGGTCGCCACCGGCTACGCGACCGCTGTCACCGACCCCGACGAGATCGACCGGTACGTGCGCCTGCTGCAGCGCTGGACCGCGGGCGACGCGTCGGGAGCGACCCGGATCCGGCCCGACCTGGTCACCGGCTTCCGCCTGCGCGAGGGCGGCCCGTAG